The following proteins come from a genomic window of Candidatus Limnocylindria bacterium:
- a CDS encoding FAD binding domain-containing protein has translation MSVHVAGDLNDVLDHLSSATDVTLLAGGTDLMVDLNFGRKRPERVVAIDRVPELARLERNG, from the coding sequence GTGAGCGTTCATGTGGCAGGCGACCTCAACGATGTACTGGATCACCTTTCCAGCGCCACCGACGTGACACTTCTCGCCGGCGGCACGGACCTCATGGTCGACCTCAACTTCGGCCGAAAGCGCCCGGAGCGCGTCGTTGCCATCGATCGCGTACCGGAGCTCGCTCGGCTCGAGCGCAACGGC